In Diadema setosum chromosome 19, eeDiaSeto1, whole genome shotgun sequence, a genomic segment contains:
- the LOC140242605 gene encoding uncharacterized protein, translated as MRGSKFKGILFKCFSVATLLTLLTSSTQCEASGGSNQTLVYLDEPQNMETLPNQFVMMECSLNHLPPNHHLVWTRNGKPIMEDSEQIHDDVSPRFRGLGFGPRSNLGIDLVEPEDHGSYFSCQVYNNSLKAGGKATLIMESRTAVVSVSYPPSSKYPQCLVNPQEGPAGVSVILSCCTEIVSVPMSLAWVAQGENSSWRITQQASKWDDEVRENCIDVDIGAGLNFSLYQCKLNDASEKLEDFETRQCKIAKLPQASISLKYLNHRNAQFNCSVQTPGNYQYLWHLQDEEMKQIRQVSSLSTQSSLHLPLSQVTNGSFLSCSIFDGSQMGATDLKIVLSATPTGGGTSSIVIIGIVIGAVVGVLLIGLSTYFLVIKCRRRNERLYASLERGPESGMHVGAGSTYVFHKGGANGHLNGTVVTAEGGRLETGAEEIPPKPGGHRTISWEPEDIIIRSNGGVINTCDDPKKRNVEGLVYADLAFQGVEEEPDAELEGEAGQEDAVKGAVGGGDANGVKPGGNDQSSIEYARIVPPPRSLRF; from the coding sequence ATGAGAGGCTCAAAGTTTAAAGGCATCCTCTTCAAGTGTTTCTCCGTGGCAACACTTCTCACATTGTTGACATCATCCACGCAGTGTGAAGCATCGGGTGGCAGCAACCAAACACTTGTATACCTCGATGAGCCCCAAAACATGGAAACTCTTCCCAATCAATTCGTCATGATGGAATGTAGTCTGAACCACTTGCCTCCTAACCATCATCTGGTGTGGACACGAAATGGAAAACCAATCATGGAGGATTCTGAGCAAATCCATGATGACGTTTCTCCTAGGTTCCGAGGATTAGGTTTCGGCCCTAGAAGTAACTTGGGGATAGATCTTGTAGAACCAGAGGATCATGGCTCATACTTCTCTTGCCAAGTATACAACAACTCTCTAAAGGCGGGAGGGAAAGCTACCCTTATAATGGAGTCTAGAACTGCAGTTGTAAGTGTTAGCTACCCTCCCAGTTCCAAGTATCCCCAGTGCCTGGTCAACCCTCAAGAAGGGCCTGCTGGGGTCAGCGTCATCCTTTCTTGCTGCACAGAGATAGTCAGCGTACCGATGTCATTAGCCTGGGTAGCACAGGGAGAGAACAGCAGTTGGAGAATCACCCAGCAAGCAAGCAAGTGGGATGACGAGGTGAGGGAGAACTGCATCGACGTAGACATTGGCGCTGGCCTCAATTTCAGTTTGTATCAGTGCAAGCTGAACGACGCTTCTGAAAAACTAGAGGATTTTGAGACAAGGCAGTGTAAAATCGCAAAACTCCCCCAAGCCTCCATCTCCTTGAAGTACCTCAACCACAGAAATGCCCAGTTCAATTGCTCAGTGCAAACACCAGGAAATTACCAGTACCTGTGGCACCTGCAGGATGAGGAGATGAAGCAAATCCGTCAAGTTAGTTCATTGAGTACCCAGTCATCACTTCATCTTCCACTCAGTCAGGTCACCAATGGCTCTTTCTTATCTTGCTCGATATTTGATGGATCCCAAATGGGAGCCACAGATCTGAAGATTGTCCTATCTGCCACCCCAACAGGTGGTGGAACTTCCTCAATAGTCATCATTGGGATAGTCATTGGAGCCGTGGTAGGAGTGTTACTTATTGGTCTTTCCACATACTTTCTTGTCATCAAGTGTAGGAGAAGAAATGAGCGTCTCTATGCTTCCCTTGAGCGTGGTCCTGAgagtggaatgcatgttggtgCTGGAAGCACGTATGTATTTCACAAGGGGGGCGCTAATGGGCATTTGAATGGAACGGTTGTGACAGCCGAAGGTGGACGCCTGGAGACAGGTGCGGAGGAGATACCGCCAAAACCGGGTGGTCACAGGACCATCTCCTGGGAACCGGAAGACATCATCATCCGATCAAATGGTGGTGTCATCAACACCTGTGATGACCCCAAGAAGAGGAATGTGGAGGGCCTGGTGTATGCAGACTTAGCATTCCAGGGGGTGGAGGAGGAACCGGATGCAGAGTTGGAGGGTGAGGCAGGACAGGAGGATGCGGTGAAAGGGGCAGTCGGTGGCGGTGATGCAAATGGCGTCAAACCGGGAGGAAACGATCAGAGCAGTATAGAATATGCCCGGATTGTACCTCCTCCCAGATCACTGCGTTTTTAA